The following coding sequences are from one Bradyrhizobium sp. 200 window:
- the lexA gene encoding transcriptional repressor LexA — MLTRKQYELLRFINERLKEAGVPPSFDEMKDALDLRSKSGIHRLITALEERGFIRRLPNRARAIEVIKLPELAAAGNGRRGFTPSVIEGTLGKRTVSAPAAEDDGNRPVAVPVMGRIAAGTPIEALQTRSHTISVPPDMLGSGEHYALEVRGDSMVDAGILDGDMALIQRNESADTGDIVVALIDEEEATLKRFRRRGASIALEPANAAYEVRILPPNRVRIQGKLIGLYRKY; from the coding sequence ATGCTTACGCGCAAACAGTATGAACTTCTGCGTTTCATCAATGAACGGCTGAAAGAGGCTGGTGTACCGCCCTCCTTCGACGAGATGAAGGACGCGCTCGACCTGCGCTCGAAATCCGGAATCCACCGCCTCATTACGGCACTGGAGGAGCGCGGCTTCATCCGCCGCCTGCCTAACCGCGCCCGCGCCATCGAAGTCATCAAGCTGCCGGAGCTCGCTGCCGCCGGCAACGGCCGCCGCGGCTTCACGCCGAGCGTCATCGAGGGCACGCTCGGCAAACGCACGGTCAGCGCGCCGGCCGCCGAGGACGACGGCAACCGCCCGGTCGCCGTCCCCGTGATGGGCCGGATCGCCGCCGGTACGCCGATCGAGGCGCTGCAGACCCGCAGCCACACCATCAGCGTGCCGCCCGACATGCTCGGCTCCGGCGAGCATTACGCGCTCGAAGTGCGCGGCGATTCCATGGTCGACGCCGGCATTCTCGACGGCGACATGGCGCTGATCCAGCGCAACGAAAGCGCCGACACCGGCGACATCGTGGTGGCGCTGATTGACGAGGAGGAAGCTACGCTGAAGCGCTTCCGCCGCCGCGGCGCCTCGATCGCGCTGGAGCCGGCCAATGCCGCCTATGAAGTGCGCATCCTGCCGCCGAACCGGGTCCGGATTCAGGGCAAGCTGATCGGCCTGTACCGAAAATACTGA
- the glp gene encoding gephyrin-like molybdotransferase Glp has product MALMPVADALAAILADAAALPEEMIALDTAFHRVLARDVAARRTQPPQAMSAMDGYAVRAADAADLSVRLKVIGEVAAGRPFERKVSAGEAVRIFTGGAIPDGADAVIIQEDTGVDRDHITITEAAVKGRHIRPAGVDFREGDVLLKRGRRLTDRDLSLAAGMNYPELAVHRRPKVAVLGTGDELVMPGEIPGPGQIVYSNGYGLRALARAEGAEVVDLGIAADTVAATAQGIRHAREANADILITMGGASVGDHDLVKRSLEAEGTTMAFWRIAMRPGKPMMHGRLGTMRVIGLPGNPVSSYVCGFLFLVPLIRALSGRDTIHHPRESAELGRDLAANDQREDYLRARLKEREDGTLIAVPVNHQDSSLLGNLAAARALVIRPPFAPAAAKGSRCELLRLPE; this is encoded by the coding sequence GTGGCCTTGATGCCTGTCGCCGACGCGCTTGCTGCGATCCTTGCCGACGCCGCCGCCCTCCCCGAGGAAATGATCGCGCTCGACACGGCCTTTCATCGCGTGCTGGCGCGCGACGTCGCGGCGCGGCGGACGCAGCCGCCGCAGGCGATGTCGGCGATGGACGGCTATGCGGTGCGCGCGGCGGATGCCGCCGATCTCTCGGTACGGCTGAAGGTGATCGGCGAGGTCGCGGCCGGCCGCCCGTTCGAGCGGAAGGTGAGCGCGGGCGAAGCGGTGCGGATTTTTACTGGCGGCGCGATCCCCGACGGCGCCGACGCTGTCATCATCCAGGAAGACACTGGCGTCGATCGCGACCACATCACCATCACCGAGGCGGCCGTGAAGGGGCGGCATATCCGCCCCGCCGGCGTCGATTTCCGCGAGGGCGATGTGCTGCTCAAGCGCGGGCGCCGCCTCACCGACCGCGATTTGTCGCTCGCCGCCGGCATGAACTATCCGGAGCTTGCGGTGCACCGCCGCCCGAAAGTCGCGGTCCTCGGCACCGGTGACGAGCTGGTGATGCCGGGTGAGATCCCCGGCCCCGGCCAGATCGTCTATTCCAACGGCTACGGGTTGCGGGCGCTGGCGCGCGCTGAGGGCGCCGAGGTCGTCGATCTCGGGATCGCCGCCGACACCGTCGCCGCCACCGCGCAAGGCATCCGCCATGCGCGCGAGGCGAACGCGGACATCCTGATCACCATGGGCGGCGCCTCGGTCGGCGACCATGACCTCGTCAAGCGGTCGCTGGAGGCAGAGGGCACGACCATGGCGTTCTGGCGCATCGCGATGCGGCCGGGCAAGCCGATGATGCACGGCAGGCTGGGCACGATGCGGGTGATCGGCCTGCCCGGCAATCCCGTCTCCTCCTATGTCTGCGGCTTCCTGTTTCTGGTGCCGTTGATTCGTGCACTATCGGGCCGCGACACCATCCATCATCCGCGCGAAAGCGCTGAGCTCGGCCGCGATCTGGCCGCCAATGACCAGCGCGAAGACTATCTTCGCGCACGCCTCAAAGAGCGCGAAGACGGCACGCTTATCGCCGTGCCGGTGAACCACCAGGACTCATCGCTATTAGGGAATCTCGCTGCGGCACGGGCACTTGTGATACGTCCGCCGTTCGCGCCCGCAGCGGCCAAGGGTTCGCGTTGCGAGCTGCTCCGGCTGCCGGAATGA
- a CDS encoding HAD-IA family hydrolase gives MNLPPAPPSVDVLLFDLGRVVLDISFDKVMTCWAGHAGCEPADLTRRFVVNDSFKHHEIGQIDDAAFFASLRQSLGIGITDAQFLEGWNAIFTGEMPGIAPLLANAAKRMPLYAFSNTNPAHIAHFSQAYADVLSHFREIFLSSSIGLRKPDAEAYDHVVKAIGVPAQRILFFDDSAANIEGARARGLCAIHVTSTDDVARALTALEV, from the coding sequence ATGAATTTGCCGCCAGCGCCTCCTTCCGTCGACGTGTTGCTGTTCGACCTCGGCCGCGTCGTCCTCGACATCAGTTTCGACAAGGTAATGACGTGCTGGGCCGGGCACGCCGGCTGCGAGCCTGCCGACCTTACAAGGCGCTTCGTCGTCAACGACAGTTTCAAGCATCACGAGATCGGCCAGATCGACGACGCGGCGTTCTTTGCGAGCCTGCGGCAGTCTCTCGGCATCGGAATCACGGATGCGCAGTTCCTGGAAGGCTGGAATGCGATCTTCACCGGCGAGATGCCGGGCATTGCGCCGCTGCTGGCGAACGCGGCGAAGCGCATGCCGCTCTATGCCTTTTCCAACACCAATCCGGCCCATATCGCGCATTTCTCGCAGGCCTATGCCGACGTGCTCAGCCATTTCCGCGAGATATTCCTGTCCTCGAGCATCGGTTTGCGCAAACCCGACGCGGAAGCCTATGATCATGTGGTAAAGGCGATCGGCGTCCCGGCACAGAGGATCCTGTTCTTCGACGACTCGGCCGCCAATATCGAAGGCGCGCGGGCGCGCGGCCTTTGTGCCATCCACGTGACATCGACGGATGACGTGGCCAGGGCACTGACCGCACTCGAAGTCTAG